Genomic segment of Ruegeria sp. TM1040:
GCCCCTGCCAATTGGTCCGGGATCTGTGGTCGGGCGCTCTTCGCGTGAAAGCCCTTCCGCCTGCTCCGCAGAGGGCCGTGTGAGGCGCAGTTACGCAAAGCAAAAGGCCGCCCAAAGGCGACCTCTGTATAGTAAGCAGGAAACACCGCGCAGATCGCGGTCACCCGGACTTGGGCCAGCCCGTGCTCAGGCGACGTCGCTCAGCACCCGAGCGAGTTCAAAGAGACGGCGACGCTGATTTTCCGGGATCGCATAGTAGGACCGCACGAGATCCAGCGCTTCTTTATCGCCCATCAGATCGGCTGGGACACGGGCTTTGTCAGGGACCGATTTGGTCTCGTCCTGCAGGCCCTCAAAAAAGAAGCTGATATTCACATCGAGTGCGTCGGAAATATCCCAAAGGCGCGACGCGCTCACACGGTTGGCACCGGTTTCATATTTCTGGATCTGCTGAAACTTAATTCCGACTTTCTCAGCCAATTGTTGCTGCGTCATGCCGATCAGCCAGCGACGGTGCCGGATGCGTTTGCCAACGTGAATGTCGACGGGATGTGCCATATGTAGTATCTCCCAGCTACGGCCTCCGAAATCGGGTGGATGACGCGCCCAAAGGCGTCGAAAACCCTTGTCCCGGACCCGCAATCCGATGGCGTGACATCCGTCATCGGTATCGTTTGGTTAGGGTGAGAAGTTCAGTTATGTGGAAAGTGTACGCCCTTCGTAGTTGAATACAAGTTACCCAACACGCGCCCTGCGATCCTCTGGAGGCAAATATATGATTTCATGCATCAAAAATTATCGCGAAAGGCGATCAGAATACGGTTTGCAGCCACTCACCATAAATGGTGAGGCATGAAATCGGTATTGAACCACCCGTACATGATTCGAATCATACAGGCCACAGACTGAGAGAATAACCATAATGCTATCCTTTCGTATAGTAAAACATGGAACAAATGGGACTCTTTGCGACACGCCTTTCGCGCCCCCCGGACCAGGTCAAATCGAAATTGAAATACATGCCTGCGCTTTGAACTTTGCCGATTTGCTGATGATCAAGGGGAATTACCAGGATACGCCGTCCCTTCCGTTTACCCCGGGGCTGGAATGCGCAGGACGGATCACCGCTGTTGGCCCGCAAATTTCGAATTTCCGAATTGGCGACCGTGTTGCGGTTTTTGGCGGACAAGGCGGATTGGCCGAAATCGGCGTTTTTGATGCCGCTCGTGCGGTGCCGATCCCGGACACTGTCAGTTACGAGGATGCAGCGGCCGCGTTGATTGCGCATGGCACCAGCCTTCTGGCGCTGGAGCATCTGGCCCGGCTCCAGCCCGGCGAGCGCCTGCTTGTCACCGGAGCCGCCGGTGGCGTGGGCCTGACCGCAGTCGAAATCGGCAAGCTCATGGGCGCAGAGGTGATCGCGCAGGCGCGTGGGGCAGAAAAGCTCGCGGTGGCCAAGGCAGCCGGAGCGGATCACCTGATTGACGCCTCAGACGACCTGCGCCAGCGCGTCAAGGATCTGGGCGGTGCGGATGTGGTCTATGATGCGGTGGGAGGCGACACGTGGGAGGCTGCCTTTCGCGCCACCAATCCGGGGGGGCGTTTGTTGCCGATCGGCTTTGCCGGTGGAGCGGTGCCGCAAATCCCCGCCAACCACCTGCTCGTCAAAAACCTCACTGTGTTCGGCTTTTATATCGGTGGCTTGATCAAACTGCGCCCTGAGCTGGGGCAGCAGACGTTCGAGACCCTGATGCGCTGGCTGGCGGAGGGGCGGATCACGCCTCACATCAGCCACCGCCTCCCCCTGAGCGAGACGGACGCCGGGCTCGAGCTGATCCGCAGCCGCGCCGCCACCGGCAAGGTGATCATACAACCCCAAGCTGGACGGGTGCGCTGACCATTTCTGTGCCCACGGCGCGCAACCCCGGCTGAGACAGCCCGGCAAAACCCTGACGGATCAGGCTTGCGAGGTGGTCGACATATTGCGCCCTTGACCGTTCAGCGCCGTAGAGGTTGATGTGTTGCACCGGCAGCTGCGGCAGGCTGCCCCCGTGGTCGATCACCTGCTGATGCGCGGGCTGCGTGCCTTCCAGCAAGACGCCCACTGCAAGATCGGCGCTGACCGTGGCCTCCACGGTACGGTCGGATTCGCTGTCCACGGCCATCTCCCACGGGATGCCCGCATCATCAAGCGCCGCTGTCGCCAGTCCGCGAAAGATACAATTGCGACAGAACCCGATCCGGAGCGGGCGCTGCCGCCAGGTCTGCCCACCAAGCGCGCCAATCCAGCGCAGCGGCATCTGGTGAATGACCTCGCCGCCCTCGCTTGCGGTGGTTTCAGTGGTCACGATGAGATCAAACCGCCCCTGGGCAAAATCCATCTTGAGATCGCGCGTATTGGACGTGCAGAGGTTCACCTTCACCCGTGGGAACTGCACATTAAAGCGCTGCATCACCATCGGGATCACCGGATGCACCACATCATGAGGCACACCAAGTGTCACTTCGCCCTCAAAGGCCTGATCGGTCAGGCGGGTGATGATCTCGTCATTGAGGCTGAGCATCTTGCGCGCAAAGCCCAAGAGCTGCTCTCCGGCCGAGGTCAGGCCGATGTTGCGCCCTGAACGGTCCAGAAGCTCCACACCCAACATTTCCTCAAGACGCTTGAGCTGCATGGAAACCGCCGATTGCGTCAGGTGCAGGAATGACGCCGCACGGGTGACACCGCCGGTGTCTGCAACCGCCACAAACGAGCGCAGGGTGGTTATGTCCAAGTTCCGCATCATCACACCTCTTGATGGGTTAGTTCAAAATCATTCGTTTTGAGAATGAGCCCGCCCAACGTATATCAAGATCAGTGATGCAATCAAGCGCATCCATCACAATTCAAATTATGGAGCTCCTCATGGCCAACTGCATTGAACACAGCCGTCCCATTCCCCTGCGGCGTCCCTCCCTCCTGTCCACGATCACCCAGATGATCGCCTTGCGCCGCCAGCGGCAGCATCTCGATCGTCTGAGCGATGAACAGCTCAAGGATATTGGTGTGACCCGCGATCAGGCCGAGGCCGAAGCCCGCCGCAAAGCCTGGGATGCACCGAACTTCTGGCTGAGCTGAGGTCACCTCTGTGCCGATCCAGACCCTTGTCAAAACCGAACCGGCCCCGCCCTGCCCTGATGTGGCGCAGCGGGTCCGGTAAAAACTTGTAAATCTGCTGTCCATTTTCGCCCTCCTGCGTCCCGGAACCCCTTGAACCTGCGGGCTCAAACGCCAATATTTGACGCAACAGGCATATTCGCGTCGCGGATGTGCTCTGAGGGAGAATCTAGACGGAGACCATGACTCATGGCACAGTTTGACAGCATTCGGTCTGCTGCCGGCGCACGCAGCGCCGAGATCGACGCAGGGCTTCGCGCCCACATGAACAAAGTCTACGGCACCATGTCCGTAGGTACACTGATCACATTCCTTGCGGCCTGGGCGATTGCCGGTCTGTCGGTCACCTCTGACCCGGCCAATGCCGTCGCGCAGCTGAGCTCTGACAGCTACCTGACCAACTTCGGTTACGCGATCTATGCCTCGCCGCTGAAGTGGGTGATCATGTTCGCACCGCTGGCCTTTGTGTTCTTTGGCTTTGGCGCCGCCGTGAACCGCCTCTCCGCCGCGGGCGTCCAGGTCGTGTTCTACGCCTTTGCTGCGCTGATGGGTCTGTCGATCTCTTCGATCTTCGTGACCTTCACCGGTGAAAGCATCGCGCAGGTGTTTCTTGTGACCTCCATCGCCTTTGCGGGTCTGTCGCTGGTGGGCTACACCACCAAGAAAGACCTCTCCGGCATGGGGTCGTTCCTGATCATGGGCCTCATCGGCCTGATCGTGGCGTCGGTTGTGAACATCTTCCTCGCCTCCTCGGCGATGGCCTTTGCGATCTCCGTGATCGGCGTGCTGATCTTTGCAGGTCTCACTGCTTATGACACCCAGCGCATCAAGAACGACTACCTGCAGATGGCACATGCAGGGGACCAGGAGTGGCTCGGCAAAGCCGCCATCATGGGCGCCCTCAGCCTCTATCTGGACTTCATCAATATGTTCATGATGCTGCTCCAGCTGCTCGGGAACCGCGAATAACCGCATCTTCCCAACTTGCAGACAGACGGGGCGGATCACATCGATCCGCCCCTTTTCTTTTTTCCGACC
This window contains:
- a CDS encoding helix-turn-helix domain-containing protein, producing MAHPVDIHVGKRIRHRRWLIGMTQQQLAEKVGIKFQQIQKYETGANRVSASRLWDISDALDVNISFFFEGLQDETKSVPDKARVPADLMGDKEALDLVRSYYAIPENQRRRLFELARVLSDVA
- a CDS encoding DUF1127 domain-containing protein codes for the protein MANCIEHSRPIPLRRPSLLSTITQMIALRRQRQHLDRLSDEQLKDIGVTRDQAEAEARRKAWDAPNFWLS
- a CDS encoding Bax inhibitor-1/YccA family protein; translation: MAQFDSIRSAAGARSAEIDAGLRAHMNKVYGTMSVGTLITFLAAWAIAGLSVTSDPANAVAQLSSDSYLTNFGYAIYASPLKWVIMFAPLAFVFFGFGAAVNRLSAAGVQVVFYAFAALMGLSISSIFVTFTGESIAQVFLVTSIAFAGLSLVGYTTKKDLSGMGSFLIMGLIGLIVASVVNIFLASSAMAFAISVIGVLIFAGLTAYDTQRIKNDYLQMAHAGDQEWLGKAAIMGALSLYLDFINMFMMLLQLLGNRE
- a CDS encoding LysR family transcriptional regulator; the encoded protein is MRNLDITTLRSFVAVADTGGVTRAASFLHLTQSAVSMQLKRLEEMLGVELLDRSGRNIGLTSAGEQLLGFARKMLSLNDEIITRLTDQAFEGEVTLGVPHDVVHPVIPMVMQRFNVQFPRVKVNLCTSNTRDLKMDFAQGRFDLIVTTETTASEGGEVIHQMPLRWIGALGGQTWRQRPLRIGFCRNCIFRGLATAALDDAGIPWEMAVDSESDRTVEATVSADLAVGVLLEGTQPAHQQVIDHGGSLPQLPVQHINLYGAERSRAQYVDHLASLIRQGFAGLSQPGLRAVGTEMVSAPVQLGVV
- a CDS encoding NADPH:quinone oxidoreductase family protein, which codes for MLSFRIVKHGTNGTLCDTPFAPPGPGQIEIEIHACALNFADLLMIKGNYQDTPSLPFTPGLECAGRITAVGPQISNFRIGDRVAVFGGQGGLAEIGVFDAARAVPIPDTVSYEDAAAALIAHGTSLLALEHLARLQPGERLLVTGAAGGVGLTAVEIGKLMGAEVIAQARGAEKLAVAKAAGADHLIDASDDLRQRVKDLGGADVVYDAVGGDTWEAAFRATNPGGRLLPIGFAGGAVPQIPANHLLVKNLTVFGFYIGGLIKLRPELGQQTFETLMRWLAEGRITPHISHRLPLSETDAGLELIRSRAATGKVIIQPQAGRVR